The following nucleotide sequence is from Campylobacter anatolicus.
GCAAATAGGCGTCATTTTAAACTCCTTTAAAATAGCAAAAATTTCCGCCAAACTCGCTACATCATAGCAAAATATCATCTCTCCACGTGGTTTTAAATTTGAATTTACACTTTGTATAAAATCACGCAAAGGTAGGTGCGTGGCATAACGACTAATCGCGATATGCTCGTTTGTGCTTTTACTTACTCCATCGTGATAAAATGGCGGATTTGAGATGATTAGATCAAATTTACTCTCGCTTTTAAATTTAGTAAAATCAGCATGAATAAACTTAGCTTCAAGCGAATTCGTATTAGCATTTTGTCTTGAAAGCTCTAAATTTATCTCTTGAATATCAAGCAAGCTTAAATTTATGCCATCAAAATCACGTTTTAGCAAAAGCCCAAGTATCCCACATCCGCACCCAACATCAAGCACTTCACCTTTAAAATATGGCTTTAAAATTTTTGAGATAAAGTCGTAAAGAACTAGTGTATCGCTATTGTATCGGTAAGCATTATCAAGTTGAGCTAGTATCATCTATACACTTTTATGACAAATCCGCGAATATTATCTTTAATAATCACATCCGAGCTAAAACTAATCCTTGCAAAATCACCAAATTCATCTCTTAAAAGTTGCTCTGCCACCTTTGAACGTTCTTTACCAACGCCGTAATTTACATAATTATTCAACCGGCCAAGGTCGTCTTTTTTGATATTTTGAGTTACATTTTGAGGTAGAACAAAATTTCTTTTATCAACGATTGGCACGATTTCATAGATATAGTTTGAGTTAAATCGTTGCAAAAACTCACTTACACGATTTTTACACATCACACTTATCTTGCTATTTGCATCCATATCATTACAAGTGATAGATGAGATCAGCACTAGTTTTGTAGGCGTTTCAGGCTTAGTTTGAGCCTGAAGGATCATCTTTAAGTTTATATTTTCATCTTCAAGCTCATCTTGTTTATTTAAATTTTGTTCTATATCCTTTTGTAGCTCAGCGATCTGGGCATTAATATCATTTTTAAAAGACTTTGAGTTTAGTTGAGCTATCTTTAAATTTAACTGCTGTATAGTTTTATTGCTCTCTGCTAAGCTTGTTTTTGCTAAATTCAATTCATTTTGTAACGTTTGCATATATTTTATTGCACCTTTGTTGGTTATCTCTTTTTCCAACATTGCGATTTGTTGGCGTAAAATTTCATAATTTTGCATATCAATCTTAAGCGTTCGCTTTTGTATCTCATTTTCGCTCTGTCTGGCACTTAGTTCTGATTTTAATATACTTATATTATTTTCTAAATTTCTTATATTTTCATTTTTAGCTTCGATAGTATTTTTAAGCTTATTTAAACTATCATCAGCTTTATTTAAACGAATCTTATATGAGTTTATAGTTTCATTTGCTTCACTTATTATTTTATTTTTTTTATTTAAGTTTTCATTTAAAATTTTAAGCTTATTTTGTGAGTTATCAAGCTCATTAATCGCGTTATTAAGCTTTATATTAAGCGATATTATGCTAGCATTTTTATCATTGTTTTGGCTCTCTAACTTTGAAATTTGAGAGAAATTTGAGCTTACCTCTTTTTTAAATTTCTCTATTATATCACGACTTGATCGTAGCTCTTGCTCTATCTTGGTATTTTTGTCTTTTAGCTCATCGTAGCTTTTTTTAAGCGTTGTTAAACTCGCATTTAGCTCCAAATTTTGTCCACTATAGTCCTTAACGGTTAAACTTTGATTATTTAAATTTCTTTTTAATTCATTTAATTCAAATACGCTATTTTGAAATGCTGTTTGGTTTGCATCTATAGCTGATTTAAGATCTAAAATTTCATTTGACTTTTTAGACAGTTCATCTTCTAGTGTAAGTTTTTGCATCTCAAAACCATCTTTTATACGCTCAAGCTCCTTATCGTATGAAAATTTAATATTTTGCATATCATTTTTACTTTGAGTTAGTTCATTTTTAAGAATTTCAATATATTTTTTGCTCTCGTCTGTGTTTTTGCTTATATTGTTTTCAAGTTCTGATATATGTATATTTTTTTGTGTTATTTGCGTATTTAACTCATTATTTTTAGCCTTAAGATCAGTAAAATTTGCCTCAGCTACTTGGCGAAAATGACCAAACTCATTTACAAGAGCCATAATCTCTTTTTCATCACTTAGTTTAGTGTCATTTATCAAATTTTCAAGGTCGATTATCTTTTTTTCATACCCTTTTGAGCTTTCAATCATATCAGCCTGTGCTTCATTTAGTCGTTTTGTGAGTATCTGGATATTTTCAAGGTGTTGTGCTTCTAACTCATTTAGCTTTCGCTCATTATCAGCTAAAATTTCATTTTTCTCATCTTCTATACTATTTTTCATTTGACTGATTTTTGTAATAAAGTCTAAATTTTTTTCGCTTATATCTATATTGTCTTGTGCTAAAATAGCATTTTTCTCACTTAGCTCACGCACTTTAGATTGAAGCTCTTCTATATTATTGCTTAGTGGTTTATCATCTTTTACACTAAAATTTTCAGTATAGCTTTTTGGAGTTATATATCCACCATATTCATAAAGGTCTTCTTTACTGATATATTTTTGTTTCTCTTCATCTGGCAAATTTGCAAACGTTATGGCATAAATTTTCTGCGTCTCTTCACTTAAAGTTGAATTAACTTCAGCTTTTTGAAATTTAAAAATATCAAACTCAAATCCAACTAACATCAAAAAAACTGTGATAATAGCAACAAATGAAGCTTTTAAAAAATTCAAAAATTATCCTCTTTTTGCAATGATATCTTGTATGACTTTATGAGCATGATTAAGTGCTACAACGATAGAACCACCATTTTTTAGCACTATATCACCACCTACATAAAGCCCGGCTATATCACTCTCAAAATTCTCATTTACGATAGGATTACCCTTCTCATCCATCTTTATAGAACATCTTTGTAAAAAATCAACTGGACTTGACCCACCGATAGCATATATTATACGGTCATAAAACCTCACCTTTCCATTTGTATAAGTTACCTTTACCTTACCTGATTCATTTTCTAGCTCGGACACATCGTGATTTAGTCTAACTCTGATATTATTATGCTTTTCAAGTTCAAAAAGTGCCTCTTTATTCGTATCATTTACACGCAAGAAACTATCCTTTCTGTATGCGATAGTGGTGTCGTTATAAACACAAAGCTCTATGGCATACTCAACTGCCGAGTTTCCACCGCCTACGACTAAAACCTTCTCACCCTTTGAGCAGTTATCAAGGTTAAAATTTATCACATTATTTAATGACGGTGGTATTTTATAATCAGGCTTATTTGGTCGCCCCATTTTGCCGATACTTATCATAACATTTTTGGCTTCGTATCTCGCTCTTGCCGTTGTTATAACAAAGATATCATTGACTTTTTTTACACTCTCAACTTCTGAGTTAAAGTGTGCCTCTATCTTTTCATCATCAAGCAACTTATCAAAATAATCAAGCGTGCTCTCTTTTGTGCCATCTTCAAATGC
It contains:
- a CDS encoding NAD(P)-binding domain-containing protein, with translation MSNVYDIVVVGGGPCGIAAVVEATKNGLKDVLLLEKGDNHSQTIRKFYKDNKRVDKEYKGQDSTIHGVVAFEDGTKESTLDYFDKLLDDEKIEAHFNSEVESVKKVNDIFVITTARARYEAKNVMISIGKMGRPNKPDYKIPPSLNNVINFNLDNCSKGEKVLVVGGGNSAVEYAIELCVYNDTTIAYRKDSFLRVNDTNKEALFELEKHNNIRVRLNHDVSELENESGKVKVTYTNGKVRFYDRIIYAIGGSSPVDFLQRCSIKMDEKGNPIVNENFESDIAGLYVGGDIVLKNGGSIVVALNHAHKVIQDIIAKRG
- a CDS encoding tRNA1(Val) (adenine(37)-N6)-methyltransferase; this translates as MILAQLDNAYRYNSDTLVLYDFISKILKPYFKGEVLDVGCGCGILGLLLKRDFDGINLSLLDIQEINLELSRQNANTNSLEAKFIHADFTKFKSESKFDLIISNPPFYHDGVSKSTNEHIAISRYATHLPLRDFIQSVNSNLKPRGEMIFCYDVASLAEIFAILKEFKMTPICIKFIHSKANKDANLVIFHVKKSSHSKCKIAPPLFMMCGDDFSDEAKRIFSKAQTKSELWQ